One segment of Manihot esculenta cultivar AM560-2 chromosome 4, M.esculenta_v8, whole genome shotgun sequence DNA contains the following:
- the LOC110612873 gene encoding transcription factor LHW: MGHLLRDVLRSLCGVNQWCYAVFWKIGCQNPKLLIWEECYYESKSCSVLPCTSGTGNPELPLGDSEGCWASDFNSPQLRVQSGETIHLLMNKMMINNQINIVGQGMVGRAAFTGNHEWILANNYIGDAYPPEVLTEIHHQFSAGMQTVAVIPVSPLGVVQFGSSLTIMENMGFVNNVKSLILQIGCVPGALLSENLMINEFTERIGVPVSIGMSDSHSMHLSGNKMQNSTPLLTGSCNQQNISSRSSIIAQPSHLQIRQVQDNLQSTASTFRALNLTSNSSKSGGGSCEQKMTTIKQDDPLRGQLENGVGAEVIRSNPDVWLNQHVASLNSKPAFSPQSVISQSHTDSSIMTLLEHQVLSDAIPQNLISNNRNALDSFATPNMRSNEALVFDSHGDSLAHGTELRNGVSSHTTTTSIKRVLSNPQKSAGFNHSSTQLAGIGIQNSNTSRAEEIPSSHLVDQLSGRGMLSGGPHRRYISSNVKYAKNVSIAKKEKMEDDLFQAFYLPSSQPNSVPDCLRHASESQITNSTDIKYEDPCAQPASGDDLYDILGVDFKNRLLKSKWDNLLTDGQCANSHLGKDASTFINMREASSSLLSVNQGISDSCIFSGMGTDNLLDAVVSRAHSAAKQRSDENISCKTTLTKISSSSVPSGSLTYGLVHMSEKIQKELFDLPKSLEKSGTIASGSFRSGCSKDDVGSCSQTSSVYGSQLSSWVGPNNRRDNSVSTAYSKKNDESSKPNRKRLKPGENPRPRPKDRQMIQDRVKELREIVPNGGKCSIDALLERTIKHMQFLQSVTKHADKLKQTGDSKIINKEGGLLLKENFDGGATWAFEVGSQSMVCPIIVEDLNPPRQMLVEMLCEERGFFLEIADLIRGLGLTILKGVMEAWNDKIWARFTVEANRDVTRMEVFMSLVRLLEQTVKGGVSSTAASDMMVHHAFPQAASIPATGRPTSLQ, encoded by the exons ATGGGTCATTTATTGAGAGATGTTTTGAGGTCACTATGTGGTGTCAATCAGTGGTGCTATGCTGTGTTCTGGAAGATCGGCTGCCAGAATCCTAA GTTGCTAATTTGGGAAGAATGTTACTATGAATCCAAGTCATGTTCTGTTCTTCCATGTACTTCTGGGACGGGGAACCCTGAGTTGCCTTTAGGAGATTCTGAAGGATGCTGGGCTTCTGATTTCAACTCCCCACAGCTCAGGGTTCAATCTGGGGAAACAATCCATCTGCTTATGAACAAAATGATGATCAATAATCAGATTAATATAGTAGGCCAAGG aATGGTTGGGCGAGCTGCATTTACTGGCAATCATGAGTGGATCCTTGCAAATAATTACATTGGAGATGCCTATCCACCAGAG GTTTTAACTGAGATACATCACCAATTCTCAGCTGGCATGCAG ACAGTTGCAGTTATTCCTGTTTCTCCTCTTGGTGTGGTTCAATTTGGTTCTTCCTTGACT ATAATGGAGAATATGGGATTTGTGAATAATGTGAAGAGTTTGATCCTGCAAATAGGATGTGTCCCTGGAGCTCTTCTGTCTGAAAACCTTATGATAAATGAATTTACGGAAAGAATTGGGGTGCCTGTTTCTATTGGAATGTCTGATTCACATTCCATGCATTTGTCTGGAAATAAGATGCAGAACTCCACTCCATTATTGACTGGAAGTTGCAATCAACAAAATATCTCATCCCGATCCTCAATAATTGCTCAACCTTCTCATTTGCAAATTAGACAGGTTCAAGATAATCTACAATCTACTGCCTCAACATTTCGTGCCCTGAATCTGACCAGTAATTCATCTAAATCTGGAGGTGGCTCCTGTGAACAAAAAATGACAACTATTAAGCAAGATGATCCATTGAGAGGCCAACTAGAGAATGGAGTTGGAGCTGAAGTGATTCGATCAAATCCTGATGTATGGCTGAACCAGCATGTTGCTTCACTTAATTCAAAGCCTGCATTCAGTCCCCAATCTGTTATCAGTCAATCACATACCGATAGCAGCATTATGACATTATTGGAACATCAGGTTTTGTCAGATGCTATTCCTCAAAATCTTATTAGTAACAATAGAAATGCATTAGATAGCTTTGCCACACCTAATATGAGGTCAAATGAAGCCCTAGTCTTCGATTCTCATGGAGATTCCTTGGCACATGGGACAGAGTTACGCAATGGAGTGAGTAGCCACACAACAACCACTTCAATCAAACGTGTTCTTTCTAATCCACAAAAATCAGCTGGTTTTAATCATTCTTCCACACAGCTGGCAGGGATTGGGATTCAGAATTCTAATACATCGAGAGCTGAGGAAATTCCTTCATCCCATCTGGTAGATCAATTAAGTGGTAGGGGCATGCTTTCAGGAGGTCCTCATCGTAGGTACATTTCCTCAAATGTGAAGTATGCTAAAAATGTATCAATtgcaaagaaagaaaagatgGAAGATGATTTGTTTCAAGCATTTTATCTCCCATCATCCCAGCCAAATTCTGTTCCTGATTGCCTCAGGCATGCAAGTGAAAGTCAGATTACAAATAGTACAGATATTAAGTATGAGGATCCATGTGCTCAACCTGCATCTGGGGATGACTTGTATGATATTCTGGGTGTGGATTTTAAGAACAGATTGCTAAAAAGCAAGTGGGACAATTTGCTGACTGATGGGCAGTGTGCAAATTCACATCTGGGCAAAGATGCTTCCACTTTTATTAACATGCGAGAAGCCAGTTCTAGCCTTCTCTCAGTTAATCAAGGAATATCAGATAGTTGTATTTTCTCTGGCATGGGTACTGATAATCTTTTAGATGCTGTGGTATCAAGGGCTCATTCTGCTGCCAAGCAGAGGTCAGATGAAAATATCTCTTGCAAGACAACATTGACAAAGATCAGTAGCTCCTCTGTTCCCAGTGGTTCTCTGACCTATGGCCTTGTTCACATGTCTGAAAAGATTCAAAAGGAGTTATTTGACCTGCCTAAGTCTCTGGAAAAATCAGGGACTATAGCATCTGGCTCTTTCAGATCTGGATGTAGCAAGGATGATGTTGGAAGTTGTTCTCAAACTTCTTCTGTTTATGGATCCCAACTGAGTTCATGGGTTGGCCCCAATAATAGGCGAGATAATAGTGTTTCAACTGCATATTCCAAGAAAAATGACGAATCGAGCAAACCAAATCGCAAAAGGCTTAAACCTGGAGAGAATCCCAGGCCCAGGCCAAAAGATCGTCAGATGATCCAAGATAGGGTGAAAGAGTTGCGGGAAATTGTACCAAATGGCGGAAAA TGTAGCATAGATGCGTTGCTTGAACGTACCATCAAACATATGCAATTCTTGCAAAGTGTGACAAAGCATGCAGACAAGCTAAAACAAACTGGGGATTCTAAG ATTATTAACAAGGAAGGTGGACTCCTTTTAAAGGAAAATTTTGATGGAGGGGCAACTTGGGCGTTTGAAGTTGGGTCGCAATCAATGGTCTGTCCTATAATAGTTGAGGATCTGAACCCACCTCGCCAGATGCTTGTGGAG ATGCTATGTGAAGAAAGGGGTTTCTTTCTAGAAATAGCCGACTTAATTAGGGGATTGGGGTTGACAATCTTGAAGGGCGTGATGGAAGCTTGGAATGATAAGATCTGGGCACGTTTTACAGTAGAG GCAAACAGAGATGTTACAAGGATGGAAGTATTTATGTCACTTGTTCGTCTTCTGGAGCAAACTGTGAAGGGCGGTGTATCTTCTACTGCTGCATCAGATATGATGGTCCATCATGCTTTCCCCCAAGCCGCCTCTATACCTGCAACTGGGAGGCCCACTAGCTTACAATGA